In Choloepus didactylus isolate mChoDid1 chromosome 18, mChoDid1.pri, whole genome shotgun sequence, a single genomic region encodes these proteins:
- the LOC119513639 gene encoding keratin-associated protein 9-3-like, whose amino-acid sequence MTHSCCSPCCQPTCCESSSYRSGCCSPCCQPTCCQTTCCRTTCCQPTCCGSSCCQPCCHPSCCGSSCCQPCCHPSCCGSSCCQPCCRPSCCYTTCCRPACSGPVYCSRTCYQPTCCCVPGCLANICGTSCCQPCCHNTCCGSSCCQPCCHPVCCQTTCCRTTCCRPSCCCSPCCLSSCCRPSWC is encoded by the coding sequence ATGACCCATTCCTGCTGCTCTCCCTGCTGCCAGCCCACCTGCTGTGAGTCCAGTTCTTACAGGTCTGGCTGCTGCTCCCCTTGCTGCCAGCCAACTTGCTGTCAGACCACCTGTTGTAGGACCACCTGCTGCCAGCCCACCTGCTGTgggtccagctgctgccagccttgctgccaTCCATCctgctgtggctccagctgctgccagccttgctgccaTCCATCctgctgtggctccagctgctgccagccgtGCTGCCGCCCCAGTTGCTGCTACACAACCTGCTGCCGGCCAGCTTGCAGTGGCCCCGTGTACTGCTCGAGAACCTGCTACCAACCAACGTGCTGCTGCGTGCCCGGTTGCCTAGCCAATATCTGTGgaaccagctgctgccagccttgctgccaCAACACCTGCTGTgggtccagctgctgccagccttgctgccaCCCAGTCTGTTGTCAGACCACCTGCTGTAGGACCACCTGCTGCCgccccagctgctgctgcagccCTTGCTGTCTTTCCAGCTGCTGCCGCCCTTCCTGGTGCTGA